The Malus sylvestris chromosome 12, drMalSylv7.2, whole genome shotgun sequence genome contains a region encoding:
- the LOC126592251 gene encoding putative receptor protein kinase ZmPK1 — MYKRVLDDEKVVVVKRLDGVLQGDVEFWAEASVIRNINQRNLVKLWGFCVDNQHKLLVYEYLENGSLDKILFSDAELGLEQKYKIALGIAKGLSYLHEECLEWVLHCDIKPQNILLDDQLEPKVADFRMSKLFTDIYGIKDMQGRRFSKAWGTKGYMALEWMMNLKIDAKADVYNYGIVLLELLSGKSASILISTLAKEYNEWNQPVQYVTEKIEIEGLKEVINPRLLCEYEKKKLEGLMKVTLLCVQEDRNARPTMSKVMEVLLDNDHE; from the coding sequence ATGTATAAAAGGGTCCTAGATGACGAAAAAGTTGTAGTTGTGAAGAGACTAGATGGTGTCTTGCAAGGAGATGTAGAGTTTTGGGCAGAGGCGAGTGTGATAAGGAATATCAATCAACGAAACTTGGTTAAACTGTGGGGTTTCTGCGTGGACAATCAGCATAAGCTTCTCGTTTATGAGTACCTCGAGAATGGATCATTGGACAAAATCTTGTTCTCAGATGCGGAACTAGGATTGGAGCAGAAATACAAGATTGCACTAGGCATTGCAAAGGGTTTGTCGTATTTACACGAGGAATGCCTCGAATGGGTCCTCCATTGTGATATAAAGCCTCAAAACATACTGTTAGATGATCAGCTTGAACCTAAAGTGGCAGACTTTAGGATGTCAAAGCTATTCACAGATATCTATGGCATCAAAGATATGCAAGGAAGGAGATTTTCAAAAGCATGGGGAACCAAAGGTTATATGGCTCTAGAGTGGATGATGAACCTGAAAATTGATGCCAAGGCGGATGTGTACAACTATGGGATTGTTTTGCTGGAACTACTGAGTGGAAAGAGTGCTTCGATTCTCATTTCGACGCTTGCCAAAGAGTACAATGAGTGGAACCAACCGGTTCAATATGTGACTGAAAAGATCGAAATAGAAGGGCTCAAGGAAGTGATTAACCCGAGATTACTGTGTGAGTACGAAAAGAAGAAGCTCGAAGGGCTGATGAAAGTTACCCTATTGTGTGTTCAAGAGGACCGCAATGCAAGGCCAACCATGAGTAAGGTTATGGAGGTTCTACTTGACAATGATCATGAGTAA